TTCCACCTCGTCGAGGTCGACGACTACCACCGCATGCGGGACGCGCTGCGGAACCACCCGGCGAACGTGCGCTGGCAGGCGACCGTCGGCCCGCTGCACGCGAAGCCGGACGACTACTCCGGCACCGATGACGGTCTCCCGCTGCTGTGGAGCCTCACCGGGCAGCTGGCCGGGAAGGATCACTGAGCCGCATGTCCGTCACCGACGACGCCATCGAGGCGATCAAGCAGATGATCGTCGACGGCGAACTGCGCCCCGGCGACCGCCTGCCCCGCGAGGCCGACCTCGCGGACCGGCTCGGCCTGTCCCGCAACTCGCTGCGTGAGGCCGTGCGCGCGCTGTCGCTCATCCACGTGCTGGACGTCCGGCGCGGCGA
The sequence above is a segment of the Amycolatopsis viridis genome. Coding sequences within it:
- a CDS encoding L-rhamnose mutarotase, with amino-acid sequence MPEIALHTELKPGAELDYETVHRSIPSDVAAALVESGVRNWRIWRDGTHLFHLVEVDDYHRMRDALRNHPANVRWQATVGPLHAKPDDYSGTDDGLPLLWSLTGQLAGKDH